One window of Siniperca chuatsi isolate FFG_IHB_CAS linkage group LG15, ASM2008510v1, whole genome shotgun sequence genomic DNA carries:
- the LOC122862232 gene encoding E3 SUMO-protein ligase ZBED1-like, translating to MQLQTKSADNHYCVQSKAPFGSPRAQSITKSIAEFICKDLRPYSVVENDGFCRMLTTLEPRYEIPSRRHFTDKVIPALYADTRAKVEGALRSAKRVALTCDGWTSRATESFVTITAHFIDDNWDAQSYVLQTRAMNDSHTGAHMAEVLKTAVDEWKLTEKEPAVVTDNAANMSVAVEIAGYPHVRCFAHVLNLAVQRALKLPNVARLLGRIRRICTFFHRSTSAAEALKRNQKMLGLPHHKLITDVVVRWNSAYEMISRFLEQQPAVTAALLSPEVRKNTTDISTLTDGDIKNAEEVVKALHPMLVATKSMCEEKSPTVSIIAPLHAQLLSNTLSTIEDALSSRT from the exons ATGCAGTTACAAACCAAGTCAGCCGACAATCACTACTGCGTTCAAAGCAAAGCTCCCTTTGGGTCGCCGAGGGCACAGAGTATCACTAAGTCCATCGCCGAATTTATTTGCAAGGACCTTCGCCCTTACAGCGTGGTCGAGAATGATGGATTTTGCAGAATGTTGACAACACTGGAACCGAGATACGAGATACCGAGTCGTCGGCACTTTACAGACAAAGTCATCCCTGCATTGTATGCAGATACCAGAGCCAAAGTGGAGGGTGCGCTCCGGTCTGCTAAACGAGTTGCACTAACCTGTGATGGTTGGACGTCAAGGGCCACCGAGTCCTTCGTAACTATTACTGCCCACTTCATAGACGACAACTGGGATGCCCAAAGCTACGTCCTTCAGACTCGGGCTATGAATGACAGTCATACTGGCGCTCACATGGCAGAGGTGCTTAAGACGGCTGTAGACGAGTGGAAGCTCACCGAGAAAGAGCCAGCAGTGGTGACTGACAACGCAGCGAATATGTCCGTAGCTGTTGAGATTGCTGGATATCCACACGTTCGCTGTTTCGCTCATGTTTTGAATCTCGCGGTGCAGCGTGCCCTCAAACTGCCAAATGTCGCTCGACTGCTCGGGAGAATTAGGAGAATTTGCACATTCTTCCACAGGAGCACCTCAGCAGCTGAGGCACTGAAGAGGAACCAGAAGATGTTAGGCCTTCCGCACCACAAGCTGATAACTGATGTTGTTGTCCGCTGGAACAGTGCCTATGAGATGATCAGCCGGTTTCTTGAGCAACAGCCAGCTGTTACTGCTGCCCTCTTATCTCCAGAG GTCAGAAAGAATACCACTGACATCTCTACCCTGACTGATGGAGACATCAAGAATGCAGAAGAGGTTGTGAAAGCCCTCCATCCAATGCTGGTAGCAACAAAGAGCATGTGTGAGGAGAAAAGTCCAACTGTTTCCATCATTGCTCCTCTTCACGCCCAACTTCTGAGCAACACACTCAGCACAATTGAGGATGCCCTCTCGTCAAGGACATAA